The following are encoded together in the Acanthochromis polyacanthus isolate Apoly-LR-REF ecotype Palm Island chromosome 14, KAUST_Apoly_ChrSc, whole genome shotgun sequence genome:
- the rpl8 gene encoding 60S ribosomal protein L8, with the protein MGRVIRGQRKGAGSVFKAHVKHRKGAARLRHVDFAERHGYIKGIVKDIIHDPGRGAPLAKVVFRDPYRFKKRTELFIAAEGIHTGQFIYCGKKAQLNIGNVLPVGTMPEGTIICCLEEKPGDRGKLARASGNYATVISHNPETKKSRVKLPSGSKKVISSANRAVVGVVAGGGRIDKPILKAGRAYHKYKAKRNCWPRVRGVAMNPVEHPFGGGNHQHIGKPSTIRRDAPAGRKVGLIAARRTGRLRGTKTVQEKEN; encoded by the exons ATGGGACGTGTGATCAGGGGACAGAGAAAAGGTGCGGGCTCCGTGTTCAAAGCCCACGTCAAGCACAGAAAAGGTGCTGCTAGACTCCGTCACGTCGACTTCGCTGAACGCCATGGTTACATCAAGGGGATTGTGAAG GATATCATCCATGACCCCGGCCGTGGTGCTCCCCTGGCCAAAGTGGTCTTCCGTGACCCATACCGCTTCAAGAAGAGGACGGAGCTCTTCATCGCTGCTGAgggcatccacactggacagtTCATCTACTGCGGCAAGAAGG CTCAGCTGAACATCGGTAACGTCCTGCCCGTCGGCACCATGCCTGAGGGAACCATCATCTGCTGCCTGGAGGAGAAGCCCGGAGACAGAGGCAAGCTGGCCCGAGCTTCTGGAAACTACGCCACTGTCATCTCCCACAACCCTGAGACCAAGAAGTCCAGAGTCAAGCTGCCCTCAGGCTCCAAGAAGGTCATCTCCTCAGCCAACAGAGCCGTCGTCG GTGTTGTTGCTGGTGGTGGTCGTATCGATAAGCCCATCCTGAAGGCTGGTCGTGCGTACCACAAGTACAAGGCCAAGAGGAACTGCTGGCCACGTGTCCGTGGTGTGGCCATGAAC CCCGTCGAGCATCCCTTCGGTGGTGGTAACCATCAGCACATCGGCAAACCCTCAACAATCAGGAGGGACGCTCCTGCTGGTCGTAAGGTCGGTCTGATCGCTGCCCGTCGTACAGGCAGACTGCGTGGAACAAAGACTGTCCAGGAGAAGGAGAACTAG